One part of the Magallana gigas chromosome 5, xbMagGiga1.1, whole genome shotgun sequence genome encodes these proteins:
- the LOC105324611 gene encoding serine-rich adhesin for platelets isoform X2: MDRNFLVLCVMLVFTSLIGGSNPQSTSGSTTGENVLTLATTGSVTMETNIVSNILSEPSVVSTVTLETNKETNKMADSNMASTAALETSSMTLSSLQSSIVSHVTSLSTIASAISINTNTVTRTSLESPSISLIEPTNSYSTQSVLPNLQTEQASLTSEQGQSVVTSTSSSVPIQPSTATLPLSSSEISQQFSLNHISQSSSNSETSSQMLSSDLSETVSTLLAKSTVLTTSLNEVLSSATHVTLITSSMQSLETTSITSLSVTPQITVMSGTTQLTTLPLSSSLISTSSDNGVSIVSTDSNLATSYESAYSNVSPTSNPAAIISTAELGITSSILQTPLPSPSSVMSSTVLPLQETTSANAVASSNIPSTDIATSTSVTLSPVSLTSSEFLSSSALKTSSESSSVSSLMSSMRQSAYSADLTMSSMVTPSVDMTVGSITMSSDSLTTTSILSSPSLTTVPMLSSPSITTTLVLDLTSLTTSPSMTTSLNSAFLTTASPSTATTSVLISTSLTTASMVTSLSLTTDLKVSSLNPTTSQNSAASTLMPSSYMESLSNTSINPSSMVSTTSVTTSQSVITPSQDNSNILSSSADSSLTSLMPSQTSSTILMSLISSDFNSSVSSDLGAVTTSPPLETSVSEVFSASRSVSVNPTPSLSTGSAIDSSLISLFENSSTISPTESGNLTPTTNTDSTSSLSFTSGLLSQTSVISSSTSGSPTLSTDSVTSTESITSTTNGSLSPSSDFVSKSFFSGSSSSDVFTTPATGSSTMLLETISSTFGFLANATSTPTTVQTSSMMDAVSTMIESSGPANNSTTQSFSSQPITTTQISTPSTISFENSVIITSQAMSESFNITSSDSSIVTSPVFNLTSTPVGMTDSFVVQTTDGSIVTTPIINFTVSSSETIFSTGTPTSEITLTTKNITSPVEVSSALLTSLQNDTETTSVIGTTVLFSSVMANFSTPVISEFSSLVSNFSSFIEQATVSSFPISSTLASQTDFATTTYSSVNVTMVDQTSVLPTVNISSTSAIYSTESLLPGMENASTWTNFPSTDIISLSTQIISTGNLSETIITTTPLMSSSFNASLLVVTSSAGFATDLENNTVSMISSTFSSELVTNQSVSVSLSANASSVSLSTLSVPTTSEQSTVMPSLSGSLQSSVASWSSQGSDLLLSTSVHEYNMTTVVIEGNQTLQTTTELVSPIVVSNFLSSLSTSQSITSVVSTELNISSTPATTYIEQLVTTSMPNSTANSSLITSVIMSSMVDSESSSTSLNLNISTVSSPVLTMSTTTAPISSMSVYSSSLSELLTSTDILSTPVTSVVETLSTNGLPPVLSRSVMDESSSPLITSVSSISTEVESSIPQTTNIISSETSSITSILTTPSISISSEGLTTDASTVILSSALPSSTPDLSTNIQSTLTAIPDTKTTTLFSSVPVTTEIPVSSVVEASSSTQIAQLSSSVQEVTSVTPSSEISPTLSSSNVTSSPASTEPGLETSLLTPSMSSSLASTSQILTAAVTSLSMESSRIMPSPASSSLPVSTVLQSSSVEVSTSETVTSSISSVVSAVSSTVTTQNPSPSVPVTSTTPEPSTSETTTTTSVIDTTPSTVTDNTTESSVTTSSVDIETTPSSVPGNNTENSTTAAVSSSTVTTTTTSTTTTTTTPRPTTTTPTPTISVNVVRVYWVVTVLKVPLSVDVNNQTFIASIELKLATAYVMAFERQKQIAEGTFEPLRRRRAAQVQDTVVNIVNATRTLGTGNVTFVYNITKNGTEVRSEEAVRTLGLLSDQEMALTLGYVVAEKASTYYGRNSASSVPEETSNLWIVGVAVAAVVIVIIVIWVIFCFIIKKRGPESEKDGEPPHLLRMKGGNKSDESVEMVQSPSNSTHNLKKRQSYEVTNEADLEDPTYAVVKKPGKKMEDSTAGDSATLASDDTGLLPSPSKKGRRKKKKKPASEEFDNIEKESYLGSSAPPHPVREPKSLSVEDETEYQRKVAEERRKNKKRLREKRRREGQKKEDTEDMMKEYLAVQEEIDNVLEAPPQEGEIPEVFKSSTSKGSKKKRRRKGDGEKNEGYEPENLTDAKKRMHKLLDDAFALITPKLDETSSEGSEDKLSLPDDRHALPPEQSSCSVKSLSRGPSPSASPGNKSPASLFRERNKVFPEEEISLPWKNEEEQTPEKKHEPMFINPSYQGSRREGLTTWSPYRAADEVTLISMPKTVVPEDDMERKSHHSKRPAVNLPEPVPKASYTTEPPKPIILRNFTTGKSYSSKRSSDSKPYLQNGFGSREESDIDKLKSSSISQSDSGRVKSANGDLSQKPPIQHQKPFKRTPEGEDMTDIVSKNIHTGETPENTITAVRNELQNIVHPTVVTVKSGGWMGSSSGGMADIA; encoded by the exons GTGAGAATGTACTAACCTTAGCAACCACAGGAAGTGTAACCATGGAAACTAACATAGTGTCTAATATATTATCAGAACCTAGTGTAGTGTCTACAGTGACCTTAGAAACTAACAAAGAGACAAATAAAATGGCTGACTCTAATATGGCATCAACAGCAGCATTGGAAACCAGCTCAATGACTTTATCATCATTGCAAAGTAGTATAGTTTCCCATGTAACCTCCTTATCCACGATTGCAAGTGCTATTTCCATAAATACTAACACAGTGACTAGAACTTCCCTTGAGAGTCCTAGCATATCATTGATTGAACCGACAAACAGCTATTCAACTCAATCAGTTCTTCCAAACTTACAGACAGAGCAAGCATCCTTAACAAGTGAACAAGGACAATCAGTTGTTACCTCAACAAGTTCATCAGTGCCAATTCAACCGAGTACTGCTACCTTGCCTCTATCCAGTTCTGAAATTAGTCAGCAATTTTCTCTTAATCATATTTCCCAATCATCATCTAACAGTGAGACTTCTAGTCAGATGTTGTCAAGTGATCTGAGTGAAACAGTGTCCACTTTACTGGCCAAGTCCACAGTGCTCACAACTTCATTGAATGAAGTATTGTCTTCTGCAACCCATGTTACTTTGATAACTTCTTCCATGCAGTCTTTGGAAACAACTTCTATAACGTCACTGTCAGTGACACCACAAATAACAGTGATGTCTGGAACAACTCAGTTAACAACATTACCTTTGTCCTCATCTTTAATATCCACTTCATCAGATAATGGAGTTAGCATAGTGTCCACAGATTCCAACTTGGCTACATCATATGAGTCAGCTTATTCAAATGTGTCACCAACTTCAAACCCAGCAGCAATAATTTCAACAGCAGAATTAGGAATCACCAGCTCCATTTTGCAGACACCCCTACCTTCCCCATCTTCAGTGATGTCCTCAACAGTACTTCCATTACAGGAAACCACCTCTGCGAATGCTGTAGCATCTTCAAACATACCAAGTACTGACATTGCAACTTCCACATCAGTGACATTGTCCCCAGTCTCTTTGACAAGTTCAGAATTCTTGTCCTCTTCAGCATTGAAAACATCTTCAGAGTCATCCTCAGTGTCCTCACTGATGTCTTCGATGCGCCAGTCAGCATATTCAGCAGACTTGACAATGTCTTCAATGGTGACACCATCTGTAGACATGACTGTGGGATCCATAACAATGTCCTCAGATTCCTTGACAACAACCTCAATATTATCATCACCATCCTTGACAACAGTCCCAATGTTGTCATCACCATCCATAACAACAACCTTAGTTTTAGATTTAACATCCTTAACAACATCACCATCCATGACAACATCCTTGAATTCAGCATTCTTAACAACAGCATCACCATCTACTGCAACAACATCAGTGTTAATTTCAACGTCATTAACAACTGCCTCAATGGTAACATCATTGTCCTTGACTACAGACCTAAAGGTATCCTCATTAAATCCAACAACATCTCAAAATTCTGCAGCTTCAACTTTGATGCCCAGTTCATACATGGAATCACTCAGCAACACAAGTATTAATCCAAGTTCTATGGTTTCAACAACATCAGTAACAACATCCCAAAGTGTGATAACACCTAGTCAAGataattctaatattttgtCTTCATCAGCAGATTCATCTTTAACATCACTGATGCCATCGCAAACATCGTCAACCATTCTAATGAGTTTAATTAGCTCTGACTTTAATAGCAGTGTGTCTAGTGACCTGGGTGCTGTGACAACCTCACCACCATTAGAGACTAGTGTTAGTGAAGTGTTTAGTGCTAGTAGAAGTGTGAGTGTTAACCCAACACCAAGTTTATCCACAGGTTCTGCAATTGATTCGTCATTGATTTCCTTGTTTGAAAACTCATCAACGATTTCACCTACTGAAAGTGGTAATTTAACACCTACCACTAACACAGATTCAACCTCCAGCCTTTCCTTTACCAGTGGATTGTTATCACAGACATCAGTAATAAGTTCCTCAACAAGTGGATCCCCAACATTATCAACTGATTCTGTGACGTCAACTGAATCTATAACCAGTACAACTAATGGTTCTCTTTCACCATCAAgtgattttgtttcaaaatcctTCTTTTCAGGATCATCAAGTTCAGATGTGTTCACCACTCCTGCTACAGGGTCTTCTACCATGCTCTTGGAAACCATTTCTAGCACATTTGGATTTTTGGCAAATGCAACTTCTACACCAACCACAGTGCAAACCAGTTCCATGATGGATGCAGTTAGCACTATGATAGAATCCAGTGGGCCAGCAAATAATTCCACAACCCAGTCTTTTTCCTCTCAGCCGATAACCACAACTCAAATTTCTACACCAAGTACAATATCATTTGAGAATTCAGTGATTATTACATCACAAGCAATGTCTGAAAGCTTTAACATCACTAGCTCTGATAGCTCTATTGTGACATCTCCAGTTTTTAACTTGACATCAACACCTGTTGGAATGACAGACAGTTTTGTTGTCCAAACAACTGACGGTTCAATAGTGACTACTCCTATTATCAACTTTACTGTATCTTCAAGTGAAACGATCTTCAGTACAGGTACTCCAACCAGTGAAATAACACTAACAACAAAGAATATTACTTCACCAGTTGAAGTGTCTTCTGCACTTTTAACATCACTACAAAATGACACTGAAACTACAAGCGTGATAGGGACCACTGTACTATTTTCATCAGTGATGGCAAATTTCTCAACACCTGTGATTTCCGAATTTTCATCATTGGTGTCAAACTTCTCTTCATTCATTGAACAGGCCACAGTTTCATCATTTCCGATTTCTTCAACTTTGGCATCACAAACAGATTTTGCAACAACAACATACAGTTCTGTAAATGTAACTATGGTTGACCAGACATCAGTGTTACCAACTGTTAATATATCTTCAACTTCTGCCATTTATTCAACAGAATCTTTATTGCCAGGAATGGAAAATGCTTCAACTTGGACAAATTTTCCATCAACAGACATCATTTCATTATCAACGCAGATAATTTCAACTGGAAATCTTTCAGAAACAATAATAACAACAACACCGCTTATGAGTAGCTCGTTTAATGCTAGTTTGCTAGTAGTGACATCTTCAGCAGGCTTTGCTACAGATTTGGAGAATAATACAGTGAGCATGATATCCAGCACGTTCTCTTCAGAACTGGTTACCAATCAATCTGTTTCTGTATCTTTATCAGCAAATGCGAGCAGTGTTTCTCTTTCAACCCTGTCAGTACCAACAACGAGTGAACAGTCCACTGTGATGCCTTCTTTATCAGGATCTTTGCAGTCTTCTGTGGCATCATGGAGCAGCCAAGGTAGTGATCTGTTGTTGTCCACATCAGTGCATGAATATAACATGACAACAGTGGTGATAGAAGGAAACCAAACACTCCAAACAACAACTGAATTAGTGTCACCAATTGTTGTGTCAAACTTTTTAAGTTCTTTATCAACCTCACAATCAATTACATCTGTAGTTTCAACAGAACTTAATATATCTAGTACACCAGCAACCACTTATATAGAGCAATTAGTTACTACAAGCATGCCAAATTCTACTGCAAATAGTTCGTTGATAACCTCTGTGATTATGTCTTCAATGGTGGATAGTGAAAGCTCATCCACATCTCTGAACTTGAATATATCCACAGTATCTTCACCAGTACTAACAATGTCGACAACGACTGCACCTATATCAAGTATGTCAGTGTATTCTTCTTCGTTAAGTGAATTACTAACAAGCACAGACATTTTGAGCACACCAGTCACATCTGTGGTGGAGACACTCAGCACGAATGGCCTGCCACCAGTGTTATCTAGATCGGTCATGGATGAATCTTCTTCACCTTTGATAACAAGTGTATCTTCCATTTCCACTGAAGTAGAAAGTTCAATCCCACAGACTACCAATATAATCAGCTCAGAAACTTCTAGCATCACTTCAATACTAACAACACCATCTATATCAATAAGTTCAGAGGGATTAACAACTGATGCCTCAACAGTTATTTTGTCTTCAGCTCTTCCAAGTTCAACTCCAGACTtgtcaacaaacattcagagtACTCTTACTGCTATTCCAGATACTAAGACAACTACATTATTTTCATCAGTTCCTGTAACTACTGAAATACCAGTCAGTTCTGTAGTAGAAGCATCAAGTTCCACACAGATTGCGCAGCTATCTTCATCTGTACAAGAAGTAACTTCTGTAACACCATCTTCAGAAATCAGTCCCACCCTATCTTCCTCCAATGTCACGAGCAGTCCTGCATCAACAGAACCAGGCTTAGAAACTTCATTATTAACCCCTAGCATGTCCTCATCACTAGCCTCAACAAGTCAGATATTGACAGCAGCAGTAACAAGTCTCTCTATGGAAAGTTCAAGGATAATGCCATCACCAGCTTCAAGTTCTCTACCTGTTTCAACAGTGTTGCAGAGTAGTTCTGTTGAAGTTTCTACCTCTGAGACTGTGACATCAAGCATTTCTAGTGTTGTATCAGCAGTAAGCAGCACAGTTACAACCCAGAACCCAAGTCCCTCTGTACCAGTGACATCAACCACCCCAGAGCCTTCAACATctgaaacaacaacaacaacatcagTCATAGACACAACACCATCAACTGTTACTGACAACACGACAGAGAGTTCTGTGACGACATCATCAGTAGACATAGAAACTACACCATCATCAGTACCTGGCAATAACACAGAGAACTCAACCACAGCAGCAGTGTCCTCTTCTACAGTAACAACGACAACAACCTCAAcaactacaacaacaacaacacccagaccaacaacaacaacacctaCACCAACAATAAGTGTCAATGTTGTGAGAGTTTACTGGGTTGTTACAG TTTTGAAGGTACCCTTATCTGTAGATGTGAACAACCAGACATTCATTGCATCCATAGAACTGAAGTTAGCCACAGCCTATGTAATGGCCTTTGAGAGACAAAAACAGATTGCAGAAGGGACGTTTGAACCACTGCGACGTAGAAGGGCAGCCCAGGTGCAGGACACTGTTGTAAAT ATAGTGAATGCTACAAGAACACTAGGAACAGGAAACGTGACCTTTGTTTACAACATTACAAAGAATGGAACAGAAGTCCGCTCAGAGGAAGCTGTCAGGACACTTGGGTTGCTCAGTGATCAGGAAATGGCCTTGACGCTCGGATACGTGGTGGCAGAGAAAGCAAGCA CTTATTATGGAAGGAACAGTGCTAGCTCTGTTCCTGAGGAGACCAGTAATCTCTGGATTGTGGGTGTGGCAGTCGCTGCTGTTGTCATTGTCATCATAGTCATCTGGGTGATTTTCTGCTTCATCATTAAAAAGAGGGGCCCAGAGAGTGAAAAGGATGGAGAGCCACCGCATCTGTTAAGAATGAAAGGCGGAAATAAG AGTGATGAATCAGTGGAAATGGTCCAATCACCTAGCAACTCAACCCACAATCTCAAAAAGAGGCAGTCTTATGAAGTCACAAATGAGGCAGATTTGGAAGACCCTACATATGCTGTTGTCAAAAAACCAGG caaAAAGATGGAAGATTCCACAGCTGGAGATTCTGCTACATTAGCTTCAGATGACACAGGGCTTCTACCATCTCCAAGTAAAAAGGGCCGacgtaaaaagaaaaagaaaccagcTTCAG AAGAGTTTGATAATATAGAGAAGGAATCTTATTTGGGTTCATCAGCCCCACCCCATCCGGTCCGGGAACCCAAGTCATTGTCAGTGGAG gatgAAACAGAGTATCAGAGAAAAGTTGCAGAGgaaagaaggaaaaacaagaaaagaTTGAGAGAAAAGAGAAGGAGAGAGGGACAGAAAAAAGAAG ACACTGAGGACATGATGAAGGAATATCTAGCTGTTCAGGAAGAAATAGACAACGTACTTGAAGCCCCTCCACAAGAGGGGGAGATTCCAGAGGTCTTCAAGAGCAGCACTTCAAAAGG ttcaaaGAAAAAGCGAAGGAGAAAAGGAGATGGAGAAAAG aatgaaGGCTACGAGCCAGAGAACCTTACTGATGCTAAGAAGAGGATGCACAAGCTTTTGGATGATGCCTTTGCACTGATAACTCCAAAACTTGATGA AACTTCCTCAGAAGGTTCTGAGGACAAGCTTAGTTTACCGGACGATAGACATGCACTCCCTCCAGAACAAAGTTCTTGTTCTGTTAAGTCTCTCAGTCGGGGGCCCTCTCCTTCGGCTAGCCCTGGAAATAAGTCCCCGGCGTCACTGTTCAGAGAGAG AAATAAGGTTTTCCCTGAAGAAGAAATTTCTCTTCCTTG gAAGAATGAGGAAGAACAGACCCCAG AGAAGAAACATGAACCAATGTTCATAAACCCCAGTTACCAGGGCTCCAGGCGGGAAGGGCTAACTACCTGGAGTCCATACAGAGCCGCAGACGAGGTGACACTTATCTCCATGCCAAAAACTGTG GTTCCTGAGGATGATATGGAGAGAAAAAGTCATCATTCCAAGCGCCCCGCTGTGAACCTCCCTGAACCTGTGCCAAAGGCTTCCTATACAACAGAGCCCCCCAAACCAATCATATTGAGGAACTTCACCACAGGAAAATCCTACTCATCCAAACGCTCGTCAGACTCCAAACCCTACCTTCAAAATGGGTTCGGTTCTCGTGAAGAGTCAGACATTGACAAACTGAAATCTAGCTCCATTAGTCAAAGTGACTCAGGTAGAGTGAAGTCAGCCAATGGGGATCTATCCCAGAAGCCACCAATCCAGCATCAGAAACCATTCAAACGCACCCCTGAGGGGGAAGACATGACAGACATTGTGTCAAAGAACATTCACACAGGGGAAACCCCTGAAAACACAATAACTGCTGTACGGAACGAGCTACAGAACATTGTTCACCCCACAGTGGTGACCGTGAAATCAGGGGGGTGGATGGGCTCATCTTCAGGGGGGATGGCAGATATAGCATGA